A section of the Oncorhynchus gorbuscha isolate QuinsamMale2020 ecotype Even-year linkage group LG04, OgorEven_v1.0, whole genome shotgun sequence genome encodes:
- the LOC124033259 gene encoding alpha-2B adrenergic receptor-like has product MALPLNSACSVGLGDANGSTSGFSLPCNQSVSSLQLAPYSPESTALFATAITLMVVFTIVGNILVIIAVLTSHALRGPQNLFLVSLAAADILVATLIIPFSLANELLGYWYFKSLWCEIYLALDVLFCTSSIVHLCAISLDRYLSISRVTYSRQRTPMRIKASIVVVWLISAIISFPPLLSLNKSEPGGEGSERGPQCQLNDERWYILYSTVGSFFAPCLIMILVYMRIYQIAKQRTQNPPGEPRKDGVGSATPSQTPRGIQANGKEDRGETPAMPHKTTSVRPPTLAVTPSPSPNLANETPSPHIPTTQNLLHPPVLSLAPTTTSPPTSPLDPSPSLVSPSSSPTIPPPSPAKPKHGEKKVKGKKGKKYNNNMDSSNSSDSDMENEEGGRTGINNPSMAGSAGIHSPATIQKYRDIIATSKGARLVAGRRSKPESTPGAARRKAMVNREKRFTFVLAVVIGVFVVCWFPFFFSYSLQAICPETCSLPDPLFKFFFWIGYCNSCLNPVIYTIFNQDFRKAFKKILCKNTKGTFF; this is encoded by the coding sequence ATGGCTTTACCCTTGAATAGTGCATGTTCAGTGGGGCTGGGCGACGCTAATGGTTCGACCAGCGGTTTTTCTCTTCCCTGCAATCAGAGCGTCTCTTCCCTGCAACTGGCCCCCTACTCCCCCGAATCCACGGCGCTCTTCGCTACAGCCATCACCCTCATGGTGGTCTTCACAATCGTGGGAAACATCCTCGTCATCATTGCCGTCCTGACCAGCCATGCACTCCGAGGACCACAGAACCTGTTTTTAGTGTCTCTAGCGGCTGCAGACATTTTGGTGGCGACCCTCATCATCCCATTCTCCCTAGCCAATGAACTGCTGGGATACTGGTACTTCAAGTCTCTGTGGTGTGAGATCTACCTGGCGCTGGACGTCCTGTTCTGCACTTCCTCTATAGTTCACCTGTGCGCCATCTCATTGGACCGTTACCTGTCCATCAGCCGGGTTACCTACTCTCGCCAGCGCACACCCATGCGTATTAAAGCCTCCATCGTGGTGGTGTGGCTCATCTCGGCCAtaatctccttccctcctcttctgtccctAAATAAGAGCGAGCCCGGTggggaggggagtgagaggggTCCTCAGTGCCAACTGAACGACGAGCGCTGGTACATCCTCTACTCCACCGTCGGCTCCTTCTTCGCCCCATGTCTCATCATGATCCTGGTCTACATGAGGATCTACCAGATTGCCAAGCAGCGCACACAGAACCCGCCAGGCGAGCCCAGGAAAGACGGGGTGGGCTCTGCCACCCCAAGTCAAACCCCTCGGGGGATCCAAGCCAACGggaaggaggacagaggggaaACGCCAGCTATGCCCCACAAAACCACCAGCGTCAGACCCCCCACACTGGCTGTTACTCCATCACCGTCCCCCAACCTTGCCAATGAGACCCCCTCCCCTCACATCCCCACCACCCAAAACCTCCTCCATCCTCCGGTTCTATCCCTAGCCCCAACCACCACCTCCCCTCCTACCTCCCCCCTGGATCCTTCACCCTCCTTGGTCTCACCGTCTTCCTCCCCCACCATCCCCCCACCAtccccggccaaacccaaacATGGGGAGAAGAAGGTGAAGGGGAAGAAGGGAAAGAAGTATAACAATAATATGGACAGCTCAAACAGCTCTGACAGTGACATGGAGAACGAGGAAGGGGGGAGGACTGGAATCAACAATCCTAGCATGGCTGGTTCAGCCGGCATCCATTCTCCAGCCACCATCCAGAAGTACAGGGACATAATCGCCACCTCTAAGGGGGCTCGGCTGGTGGCAGGGAGGAGGTCTAAGCCGGAGAGCACTCCGGGAGCAGCACGTCGTAAAGCCATGGTGAACCGAGAGAAGCGCTTCACGTTCGTCCTGGCCGTGGTGATCGGAGTGTTTGTTGTCTGTTGGTTCCCTTTCTTCTTCTCCTACTCGCTGCAGGCTATCTGTCCTGAGACCTGCTCCCTCCCTGATCCCCTCTTCAAGTTCTTCTTCTGGATTGGCTACTGCAACTCCTGTCTGAACCCTGTCATATACACCATCTTTAATCAGGACTTCAGAAAGGCCTTCAAGAAAATCCTCTGTAAGAACACCAAGGGCACCTTCTTCTAG